ATTCCGCGTCAAGCGCTCCAGATGATGCCAGCTGTCGCTCGATCAGGTGTTTCGACCAGCCCGGAGGCCAGGCAGGATCGTCGGCGCTCCCTGGTCCTGGTCTTCCCGAATTGACCGGTCGACAGTGGAGCGACTGTCATCGCGTCGACAATCGGCGGAGAGGTCGACGTCGGGCTGGCTCGGGCGATTACCTGCTGAGCAGGTCGATGAGCGCGGTGTCGGCTTGGGCGAGGATCGGCGGGCTGTGCAGCGGTGTGGCCATGGCCGCGCTGCGGGTCGCCGAGGGTCAGCGTGTCGTGGTCGACCACCGCGACGTCGATCCCGGCGGCGGGCGGCCGCGTCGGCTTCGGGCACGAAGTGGTCATCGGGCCGCCGGGGCCGTAGGAGTTCGCGGGTACAAGCAGCATCATCCGGGCACCGTGCCCGAGTTGCGACTACAGGCTCCACCTCATATTCAGATCGGCCCGCTCACTCTGATGCTGCCCCGGCGTCTGCCGATGGTCGTGAGGGAGTGGGGCACCTGCCTTCAACGAGTGCGCCATCGGGAACGGGGAGCACAGCCTTGCGCAGCTATCCGCCTGGCGGTATGCCGCTGTCGGATCGCCAGTCGGTGAACAGCTCGGCAAGTCTGCTCTTGGTCTGGTCGGTGAGGATCTTGGTGATGTCGTCTCCGAGTGGCTTCAGGGCGTGTCGGCGTATTGCGGGGTGTTGTGCTGGTGCGGGGCAGATGAATACGGCGAGGATCCGTAGTGCGCGCAGGGCTTCTTCGTTTGAGATGAGGTCGAGCAGCGGTGCGCCCGCGAACGCTGCGGCCTGGATGCCATGCCACGCCTTGTCGACGATCAAGCTGATGACGGCTTCGGTGACGTGCGGCCGGTCGGTCTGCAGTGCCGAACCCAGGATCAGGGCTTTGGCCTTGTTGGGGATGCTGTCGAAGCCTCGTCGGGTCATCTCGATCGCCTGGACCAGACCGATGAAGAGGTCGCACCAGAAGTGGTTGGTGAGGTCGCGCTTCACGCTGGTGGTGTCCTGCGTGGCACGGTCGAGTTCCGTGACGATCTCCCGCCAGGCCCCGCGCGTCATTTCCTCGGCAAGCGCTGTCACCTGCTCGGCTGGCGTCGGGTAGGGCTCGCCGTCTTCGGGCCCCGCAGGCGGCGACGGGGCGGCAAGCCAGTCCGCGATGTCGACGCGGGCGAGGTCGGTGGTAATTTCCTGGTTGCCGCGCGTCTGCTCCAGGCGCCGCGGACGATGCTCTGTCCAGGCCAGTTTGCTCTCGAAGCGCTCCCGTCCCCCGTGACGGATCAGATAGTCCTGGTCGACGAGGTCGAGCCAGCCCTGTACGCCATGCTGGCTGCCGCCGCACTGGGTGCAGAGGCAGCGGTGTCCTCGGGCTGTCTCGCAACTAGGATTGTGTCTGCCGGTGTCCATGTCGCGGCCACCTCGCTCATCCGGTTGACCCGGTTGTGGTAGCGATAGCTGACTAAATGGAATCCTGTCGATACCCTACGTCACCGACTGATCTATGCCAATGCCGGTCGGTCGAGCCTGTCGGATTGCGGGCAGAACATCACCGGTCGCCATCGGACCGGTCTCGCCGGATGGCTTGTCCGTGGTCACATCGGCGCGTACGGTCGATCGTAGAGCTGGCGTCGTCCAGCTGTTGAACCTGCTGCTGTGCCGCCCAGTTATGCGGAGCCCGATGAGTCGGCCATCGATGCCGAGGGGCTAAGACCCCGCCTGCGGCGCGCCTTTGGATCCCTCCGGTTGCAGTCGTCGACAACCCGCTGCGTGTCCCTCCCCATCGGGCGTCGCCTGACATGCCGCTGCCGCCCCACACCGGTTAGGTGCCACGACGTGCCGGTGTGCCCTGACCTGCGAAGGAGTGCCCTCATGACCTCGTACGCAATCCGCAGCTGCAGTGAACCGCCAGCGTCAATGCGCTGGCTCGCCCAGCAGTTTCCGCACCGGGCCCGGCTCATCGCCGACCTGCAGGGTCGTATCAGTCGCGCCCCTGCAGCCATCCGCGCCTGCGCACCTGAGCCGGACCGATTCGGCCAGGCGATGGAACGGACACTCGCCCTTGACCTGTGCGACACACCGCCATACCTGCAGCTGATCAAACAGCTGCCGGCGGCCGGGATGCGGCGTCTGCTCACCACCGCCGGATACGCGCCGATCGCCGACACCGCCGACGGGCCGTGGGGCAAGACCAGCAACCATATCCCCGGCGCTCGACTGTTCACGGTGGGCAGCCTGCTGCCCTACCTTGACAGGGCAGCGCACGAGCTCCGTTCGGCGAACCCGGACGAGGTGCGGGAGGCGATCCAGGCAATGCTGCGCGACCGGCGGGCCATCACCGCCTACGCGACCGCCGCGAGCGCTGCCCGTCCTGCCTTTGCCGCTTTTTGGGCCAGCTACATGAGCGGCTTCCACAGTGCGCTGCGTGGCTACGGACCCGTCACCGCCTCCCTGAGAGCGTGTTTCACATTGCTGTCAGTCGGGTGTGTTGAAGGTGAGGCGTTGTTGGTGGGTGGCGGCTTCGCCTCGGGCAAGGCGGCGGAGCATGCCACCGAGGGCGGCCCATCGGGTCATGGCCTCCGACGTTGCGCGGTGGGTTTCGTAGTCGCGTGCCAGGCGGCGGTGGGCGGTGATCCAGGACAGGGTCCGCTCCACGACCCAGCGGCGCGGGTGCACGACGAACCCTCGTTGGTCGGCGGGTTTGCGGACGATCTCGACGGTGGTGCGTAGCAGGTCGCGGGCCCAGTCGACGAGGCGCCCGGCGAAGACGTGCCGGTGGGAGTGGCTGCGTAGGTGGCGAGCAGGGCGCCTTTGGCGCCGTCGCGGTCCTGCCAGGACGCGGCGAGGACCCAGACGGTGACCAGCAGGCCAAGGGTGTCGGTGACGATGAATCGTTTCCGGCCGTTGATCTTCTTCCCGGCGTCGTAACCGCGGGAGTGCCGCGGCACGGTGTCAGCGCCCTTCACGCTCTGCGAGGCGATGATCCCCGCCGTCGGCTCGGCTCGCGACCGTGAGCCACCGGGATTTGCTCACGTAGCTCGGTCAGGATCCGCTCGGTCACGCCCCGACTGTTCAGCCGAGTGAAGTGCGCGTACACGGTCTGCCACGGCGGGAAGTCGACCGGCAGGTACCACCGCGCGCAACCGGTGCGCACCACGTACAAGACGGCGTCGATGACGGCCCGCCGGGGATGCTTCTCTGGTCTGCCCATCCACTGTGGAGACGGCAGCATCGGCTCGATGATCTCCCACTCGGCGTCGGTCAAATTAGAGGGGTACCGCGTGAGGCGCTCCATCCGAATTACTCGGCGTCCTGCAGGCCGAATCGTGATGGAGCTTTCGCAGAGCCAAACCCGACAGGCAGCAACGCACCCACGAAACATCGATTGGCCCGTATGGTTCGTAGAGCTCAGATAAGGGGCGCATGAAGCCGAGGCTGGAGGAGCCGATGGGGGAGGGGCCACGACCGATCGCGGAGGTCATCGAAGAGACGCGGGCGAGGTTCGGGCCAAGGTTCGCGCTGGCGCGCGTGGATGCCGAGGAGAAGGCGCGTCAGATGCTCGACGAGCGCCATGGCGAGATGGACGTCGAGGAAATCGTCAAACTCGGTCGGTTGTTCAACCAGCACGAAGCGGCGGGCCGAGTGCGGTACGACCGCTTCTCGCCAGGTTTCGCTGGCGCCATCATGGCCAAGCTGGGCCAGGACGTTGTGCGATTCAACAGGGTCGTCTCGCGACTCTGGACGCAGCCTCTGGAGGCTGCCGTGGACCTCCTGGGCCAGATGTACGCGGACCGGTCGATCCTTCCGGGCGCCGGTACGTCTCTTCCCAGCTACCTGCTGTACCTGCGCGAGCCCGACCGTTTCGGTGTGTTCATCAACGCCACAAGGAAGGGCCTGGGTGCCGAGGTCGGTGACGTGTTCCGCTCCGACAGCAAGGCGAGCTACGAACGTTTCTGTGCCGCCCTGCTCCGTTGGCGTGAGCGGCACGGGGTGGCGGCACAGGAGGCGGATGCGATCCTGACCGCCGTCATGCGGAACCTGCCGAAGACGTCCGACGACAGCGCCCCAACAGTCGGTGAACTGGTCGGTGACGTGACGCCGGCAGAGTCCGCTCACGCGCCACTCCG
This portion of the Micromonospora zamorensis genome encodes:
- a CDS encoding transposase, with the translated sequence MERLTRYPSNLTDAEWEIIEPMLPSPQWMGRPEKHPRRAVIDAVLYVVRTGCARWYLPVDFPPWQTVYAHFTRLNSRGVTERILTELREQIPVAHGREPSRRRGSSPRRA